One genomic window of Gallus gallus isolate bGalGal1 chromosome 34, bGalGal1.mat.broiler.GRCg7b, whole genome shotgun sequence includes the following:
- the LOC121108060 gene encoding uncharacterized protein LOC121108060 isoform X1 — MELFALLLEAPGRKRLLLQAERSLLPLFIHMNEDIPNVAQAAQKALIHAAKLLGWQQLQRLASAAEVWMIADCLVRTPTLQPLRTPLAPLQKGGRGAILRVPPPPCSLQLQKRGRDAEQYLKDTVLHLHSPQVPVRDTAVRFLGLLGRKLRNENREKMSDIRKALEGAKEDSEPAVRCLVLQTLLILSVLEDVPPTRPRLRRWFWRTWRE, encoded by the exons ATGGAGCTCTTtgcgctgctgctggaggcaccagGCAGGAagcggctgctgctgcaggcggAGAGGAGTCTGCTGCCACTCTTCATCCACATGAATGAGGACATCCCCAACGTGGCGCAG gctgctcagaaagctcTGATCCACGCCGCCAAGCTCCTGGGCTGGCAGCAACTGCAACGCTTGGCCAGCGCGGCGGAGGTCTGGATGATTGCTGACTGTCTGGTAAGGACCCCCACCCTTCAACCCCTCCGGACCCCCCTTGCTCCCCTGCAGAAGGGGGGTCGGGGAGCCATTCTGCGGGTGCCACCCCCACcatgctctctgcagcttcagaaGAGGGGCAGAGATGCGGAGCAGTACCTGAAGGACACGGTGCtgcacctgcacagcccccaggTGCCCGTGAGGGACACAGCCGTGCGCTTCCTCG GGCTGCTAGGGCGAAAGCTGAGGAATGAGAACCGGGAGAAGATGTCGGACATCCGTAAAG CCCTGGAGGGCGCCAAGGAGGACAGCGAGCCGGCCGTGCGCTGTCTGGTGCTGCAGACACTGCTGATCCTCAGCGTGCTGGAAGATGTGCCGCCCACCAGGCCCAGGTTGCGCCGATGGTTCTGGAGAACGTGGAGGGAGTAG
- the LOC121108060 gene encoding maestro heat-like repeat-containing protein family member 2A isoform X2 has translation MELFALLLEAPGRKRLLLQAERSLLPLFIHMNEDIPNVAQAAQKALIHAAKLLGWQQLQRLASAAEVWMIADCLLQKRGRDAEQYLKDTVLHLHSPQVPVRDTAVRFLGLLGRKLRNENREKMSDIRKALEGAKEDSEPAVRCLVLQTLLILSVLEDVPPTRPRLRRWFWRTWRE, from the exons ATGGAGCTCTTtgcgctgctgctggaggcaccagGCAGGAagcggctgctgctgcaggcggAGAGGAGTCTGCTGCCACTCTTCATCCACATGAATGAGGACATCCCCAACGTGGCGCAG gctgctcagaaagctcTGATCCACGCCGCCAAGCTCCTGGGCTGGCAGCAACTGCAACGCTTGGCCAGCGCGGCGGAGGTCTGGATGATTGCTGACTGTCTG cttcagaaGAGGGGCAGAGATGCGGAGCAGTACCTGAAGGACACGGTGCtgcacctgcacagcccccaggTGCCCGTGAGGGACACAGCCGTGCGCTTCCTCG GGCTGCTAGGGCGAAAGCTGAGGAATGAGAACCGGGAGAAGATGTCGGACATCCGTAAAG CCCTGGAGGGCGCCAAGGAGGACAGCGAGCCGGCCGTGCGCTGTCTGGTGCTGCAGACACTGCTGATCCTCAGCGTGCTGGAAGATGTGCCGCCCACCAGGCCCAGGTTGCGCCGATGGTTCTGGAGAACGTGGAGGGAGTAG
- the LOC121108105 gene encoding uncharacterized protein LOC121108105: MVQALLHQLETVPLGQKTEVGVLHTAAATALHKLLQYLEYGPQVRLVFPELFVVLIIQLVSAGPLAPLEITAITEDPFRPSAPTSAIRTVVETAHSLLLCAEMDNLAFSMDTHNLWARLQGTATWQNGLHSLAKVMLKNCRDQCRPIFRHLQNLLQYHQLQWREVPAMAFYFEVGVETLWSCQGHHEDDTCPQKIFRKYIRSKQPKSRELALRGLRNLYAGRMQLLLPDALLWLQDMRADIKLCCPASMR, from the exons ATGGTGCAGGCGCTGCTGCATCAGCTGGAGACCGTGCCGCTGGGCCAGAAGACCGAGGTCGGCGTCCTTCACACGGCC GCGGCCACGGCACTGCATAAGCTCCTGCAGTACCTGGAGTACGGCCCACAGGTGCGACTGGTTTTCCCGGAGCTCTTTGTGGTGCTCATCATCCAGCTGGTGTCCGCCGGGCCGCTAGCTCCGCTGGAGATCACCGCCATCACGGAGGACCCATTCCGCCCATCTGCGCCCACCTCTGCCATCAG GACGGTGGTGGAGACGGCCCACAGTTTGCTACTGTGCGCCGAGATGGACAACCTGGCGTTCTCCATGGACACCCACAACCTGTGGGCGCGGCTGCAGGGCACTGCCACGTGGCAAAATGGCCTACACTCCCTTGCCAA GGTGATGCTGAAGAACTGCCGGGATCAGTGCAGACCCATCTTCAGACACCTGCAGAATCTGCTGCAGTACCACCAGCTGCAGTGGAGGGAGGTCCCCGCCATGGCGTTCTACTTTGAGGTGGGTGTGGAGACG ctgtggagctgccagGGGCACCACGAGGATGACACCTGCCCCCAGAAGATCTTCAGGAAATACATCCGCAGCAAACAGCCCAAGAGCAGAGAGCTGGCGCTGCGCGGGCTGAGGAACCTTTATGCTGGGAGgatgcagctgctgctaccCGACgcgctgctgtggctgcaggacatGCGGGCTGACATCAAACT ctgctgtcctgcttCAATGAGGTGA